The Methylomarinum sp. Ch1-1 genome contains the following window.
AAAAACCCAAGAATCTATTGCTACACATGCAAAGAATTTTTGCTTGTTATCGACAACGAAGATCGGAACAGCTCTATGCGGCTTTGGCCGACTTGCTTACCCTGTTGTCGGGTGGCGGGAAGAATCTGGCATATAGAGTGATCAAAGGAACGGCGAGGGGGATGGATCGCGAACAATTGGCGAACTTGCAGCGCTATTTTCAAGGCGGTCATCGCTTGCCCGGCAATGGATTTAGCATCCTGACAGAGGGACAGGTGGGCGACCCGCAGATCATTGAAAAAACCGCCGCCGTAACGATAGAGCATGATTATTTGGCATTGGCTCATGACTACATTGAATACAGTCAACTCGATGAAGCGATGGATGTGCTCGAACAAGGAGTCAACGAGGCGCCTTTTAGGGAAGATTTACAGGAGCAATTACTGGAGTTGTATCGACTCACCGATAATCAGGCTCGTTTCAAGTCGATGTATGCATCGGTATCGCAAAGTAGACATGATATGATCCCCGCTTGGAATTCATTGGAACACTATTTTAACGGGCGGAAATAATGAAAGCTAAGGATAAGAAGCCGTTGCAAGTGGCGCTTTATGGCATGGATGGCCGCAGTTACAAAACCATGGTGATGTATCTGCAGGGACCCTGTAACGGGGCTGCCGTTGTCGTCGAAGACATCGACGCGGAGATCGATATTATCGATGCCGATTATCCCACCGCAAGAGAAATCTTAGAACAACGCAAGCAATCTAGCCCAGATCGGCCGATTATCGCGATGTCATTGGAGAACCTGCAGCTGGAAAACAGCATTTTTCTGAAAAAGCCAATCAAGCGGGAGAGTCTGCTGACCGCGTTAGAGCAAGCTAAGACACTGGCTCGAAAGCAAAGCGAAAAAACCTTATTTGTTAAGCCGTCGATGAATGGGATGCAATCCGACAACAAGGATCGCAGTGGCGCTGTGGCGCAAGCAACGGTTGAGAGCTCGCGACAATCCTCTAAGAAAACGATTAACGAAGAAGAGCGGAAGAAAACCGCCAAGCATCAAACGGCCAAACAATATAATGAAGGCGGCTTTTCCACCTTCATCGGCGTTCTTCCGGACATCGATTTCAACAATCAAGAGCAGGTGCGCAAGGCTGTTTATAATCCGCTTAATTTTTATCAAGGCTATGTCAAGTCCGCTTTCAAAGTCGCTAAGGCCAAAGCCAGGGTCGTGCAGTTAAATTCCGGTTGGAAACCGCTACTGATTTTTCCACAAAGTCATGAAGTATGGTTGGATGCCGATGATATGCAGTTAAGAGCCTTCGCCGGCATCACCATCAACAATAGCTCAGGCTCGGGGATGTCATTGTCGCCTATCAATTTAAAAGAGGCCCAAAACGGAGGGGCGTTGGATAAATTTCTCAGCATGGATGCGTTCATCTGGAAATTAACGCTATGGACTTCTAAGGGGCGTTATCCCTCCAATCTCGATATCGATAAGCCGGTTTTTTTGAAGAGATGGCCTAATATGACCCGTCTGGTCAATACGCCGCATGCGTTGCGTATCGCCGCTCTGTTGATCAGGGAACCGAGACCGCTGATGAATATTGCCGAAGTGCTTAATATTAAGCCGCAGTATGTGTTTGTCTTTGTCAGCGCATGTCATGCGCTTGATCTGTTGGGGCAGGCAGAACGCAAGGCCGATCAAATGGTGGCGCCCGAAAACATCAAAGCGACGCAATCCAGCGGTTTGTTCAACAAGATATTAAGTAAATTAAGAGCCGCGAAATCAGCCGAATAAAACTATATGAGTCAATACAAAATTATTTTCACCGGACCGGTAGGAGCAGGTAAAACCACGGCAATTAACTCTATCAGCGATGTTCCGCCGGTTAAAACAGATGCGGTAGCCAGTGACATGACCAAGAGCCGGAAATCGGCCACGACGGTCGCGATGGATTATGGCGTGATGAATCTCGACGGCGGCGAAAAAATACATCTTTATGGAACGCCGGGTCAGGAACGCTTCGATTTTATGTGGGATATCCTGACTACCGGCGGGATAGGCTTGGTTTTATTGCTGGACAATAGCAGGCTCGACCCATTTCAGGATATGAAGTTTTTTCTTGATTCCTTCGACAGTTTCATCGGTCAAACCAGTGTCGCGATTGGCGTCACCCAGATGGATTTAAACAATAAACCGACGATCGATGACTACCATATCCAACTGCAGGGTTATCGTATCAAGCCAGCTGTTTTTTCAGTCGATGCCCGGGAAAAAAATGATGTGTCATTGTTGGTGCAGGCCTTACTGTATTCAATTGATCCAGGCATAGAGAGTGAATGATAAATGAGCGCATATAAGCTGGTTGAAGGTCTGTTCCTGTTGCCGACGCCGTCCGGGGCTTATTACGCAATCGCCTCGAATGAGGAAGAAAGGGCGAGAAAATTTTTGCGTAAGTTGCTGCAAAGCGCCAAGACGCCGGAGCTGAGCATCGAACAATTACTGCGCTTGAGCGATGTCGATGATGAGGAGAAGGCGCTGGAATTGCTGCATCATTGTCAGAAACTGGGCTGGGTTCAAGGCGTCGATGAGGCGTTGTCTCCTCCGGCAGGGGTGTTGGAAGAAACATTGCCGGATTTACTGAAACACGTTTCTGAATCGGGCAAAGTGCTGCTGGCGGACGATCAGGGCTTTTATCTGGCCAGTGAGGGTTTCGCCCATGAAACCGCCGAAGAGTTATCGGCTTTGAGCGCCGAAATTGCGACGGTGCATAATCGGCGCTCTGGCTTGATACGAAATAATCTGGGCATGGCCAGTCATGCCTGGGCGATCGTCGATGCCTATGGGCACAGTCAAATAGGTTTTTGGCCGGTTTTTATTGGCGCTAACCGTTTCGTGATAGCGATTGCAGGGATACCGCATTTCAACCGCGCGGAATTTGTCAATTTGATCTGGGCGTTGAGTATTCGATATTCTGGCGGCATGGCATGACAACAGTGGCTGCAAGATTGATGCTTATACAAAACTGTATCAGGAAAACATAACTCGATATTAATTCTAATCGATCGATTTTTAAAGTTTATTTTAAAAGCAAGGCCGCCTGTCCGGGTTAGGTATTTAAGCGTAGTCTTTCTAAAAACGTAACGACTCACCCCCATTCGGGTGGATAAGCGGAGCGCATCCACCGGGTCGGCATCTTTGGTGGATGCGC
Protein-coding sequences here:
- a CDS encoding tetratricopeptide repeat protein — encoded protein: MPTYHSILIHHHTKADRPTQYEFLRTNRVIYHPCELSEDKEIENLVYRVVQKPKNLLLHMQRIFACYRQRRSEQLYAALADLLTLLSGGGKNLAYRVIKGTARGMDREQLANLQRYFQGGHRLPGNGFSILTEGQVGDPQIIEKTAAVTIEHDYLALAHDYIEYSQLDEAMDVLEQGVNEAPFREDLQEQLLELYRLTDNQARFKSMYASVSQSRHDMIPAWNSLEHYFNGRK
- a CDS encoding GTP-binding protein — its product is MSQYKIIFTGPVGAGKTTAINSISDVPPVKTDAVASDMTKSRKSATTVAMDYGVMNLDGGEKIHLYGTPGQERFDFMWDILTTGGIGLVLLLDNSRLDPFQDMKFFLDSFDSFIGQTSVAIGVTQMDLNNKPTIDDYHIQLQGYRIKPAVFSVDAREKNDVSLLVQALLYSIDPGIESE